A region of Verrucomicrobiota bacterium DNA encodes the following proteins:
- a CDS encoding type II secretion system protein: MSFEFRVSSPEVRRQVAFTLIELLVVIAIIAVLAGLLMPVVSKAKEAGRSTACLSNLRQMGIALQVYVQDNNNRLPFMRDKVYGTNSVPVTNLPALKSPDIVLSNYFGAPRLLRCPSDKNGVFEQSESSYAWNSLLNGQDADHLNVMNIAFNPHQIPVFYDKEAFHILRGPDQGINFLYADGHIRNLLEVGGAK, encoded by the coding sequence ATGAGTTTCGAGTTCCGAGTTTCGAGCCCCGAGGTTCGCCGACAGGTCGCGTTCACGTTGATCGAGCTGCTGGTCGTCATCGCGATCATCGCCGTGCTGGCCGGCCTGCTCATGCCCGTCGTCAGCAAGGCCAAGGAAGCCGGACGCTCGACCGCCTGCCTCAGCAACCTCCGCCAGATGGGCATCGCGCTGCAGGTGTATGTGCAGGACAACAACAACCGCCTGCCCTTCATGCGCGACAAGGTTTACGGCACGAACTCGGTCCCGGTCACCAACCTCCCCGCGCTCAAGAGCCCCGACATCGTGCTGAGCAATTACTTCGGCGCGCCGCGCCTGCTCCGCTGCCCGTCGGACAAGAACGGCGTGTTCGAGCAAAGCGAATCCAGCTACGCGTGGAACAGCCTGCTCAACGGGCAGGACGCCGACCACCTCAACGTGATGAACATCGCCTTCAACCCGCATCAGATTCCCGTCTTCTATGACAAGGAGGCCTTCCACATCCTGCGCGGGCCGGACCAGGGCATCAATTTCCTCTACGCGGACGGCCACATCCGCAACCTGCTCGAAGTGGGGGGCGCGAAGTGA
- a CDS encoding ABC transporter permease: MMMFYLHLRNELWKLFGKKRTYIGFGVFLVAQNLMLLAFRYSKWQSGTAKLLESNGYVGAEFISALTVALLMLLPQIVLLMPLYVMLVGGDLVAKEAEDGALRMILSRPISRLRLLFTKWLTGVIFAALLVASLGAMALVFARLWFPWSGMFVFIPIPGGGMIFNVMEAGEGLRYYALAHLFLAVNACTMLSLAFMFSCFNMKPAAATILAMSVLFLSVVMEGLPFFEDWKEFALTHHFRAWVMVFGKPMQVAQIVQSLCVLAGVNVTAFIIGAVHFHQRDIKS; encoded by the coding sequence ATGATGATGTTCTACCTGCATCTGCGGAACGAGCTGTGGAAGCTCTTCGGGAAGAAGCGCACCTACATCGGCTTCGGCGTGTTCCTCGTCGCGCAGAACCTCATGCTGCTGGCGTTCCGCTACTCGAAGTGGCAGAGCGGCACCGCCAAGCTGCTCGAATCCAACGGCTACGTCGGCGCGGAATTCATCTCCGCGCTCACGGTCGCGCTGCTCATGCTCCTCCCGCAAATCGTGCTGCTCATGCCGCTCTACGTGATGCTCGTCGGCGGCGATCTGGTTGCGAAGGAAGCGGAGGACGGCGCGCTGCGGATGATCCTCTCGCGCCCGATCTCGCGCCTGCGCCTGCTGTTCACCAAGTGGCTCACGGGCGTGATCTTCGCGGCGCTGCTCGTCGCCTCGCTCGGCGCGATGGCTCTCGTGTTTGCGCGGCTGTGGTTCCCGTGGAGCGGCATGTTTGTGTTCATTCCGATCCCGGGCGGCGGCATGATTTTCAACGTGATGGAGGCGGGGGAAGGCCTCCGATACTACGCGCTCGCGCACCTGTTCCTCGCGGTGAACGCCTGCACGATGCTGAGCCTCGCGTTCATGTTCTCGTGCTTCAACATGAAGCCCGCCGCCGCGACGATCCTCGCCATGTCCGTGCTGTTCCTGAGCGTGGTGATGGAGGGGCTGCCGTTCTTCGAGGACTGGAAGGAATTCGCGCTCACGCATCACTTCCGCGCGTGGGTGATGGTCTTCGGCAAGCCGATGCAAGTCGCGCAGATCGTGCAGTCGCTGTGCGTGCTGGCCGGTGTGAACGTGACCGCGTTCATCATCGGCGCGGTGCATTTCCATCAGCGGGACATCAAGTCGTAG
- a CDS encoding DUF1080 domain-containing protein has protein sequence MKAPSFRLALLPTFLLVTAPAVGADRNVGVGAKPIAGAEVLLDGSRAMLDDKWTYWRGPRFGSSLPIKWKVVDDPVDKGTVVQTDDPAAAGGKYGAADIVTKKAYRDFRLHIEFLVVNPRGNSGVYLQNRYEIQIQEGDKTKHGMGAVINESESPYHAFAGLGRWNAYDINFRAARFKDGQRTEKALVTMYFNGVKVHTNFPIAQVWGGPNSGVDGGNDRGRGITDTPQGLKLQAEGHDIRYRNAWIKEIDLKEPDTDF, from the coding sequence ATGAAAGCTCCATCCTTCCGACTTGCCCTGCTCCCGACGTTTCTCCTCGTCACGGCGCCCGCGGTCGGCGCCGACCGCAACGTCGGTGTCGGCGCGAAACCCATCGCTGGCGCGGAGGTGCTTCTGGATGGCTCCCGCGCGATGCTCGATGACAAGTGGACCTACTGGAGGGGCCCGCGCTTCGGCTCTTCGCTGCCGATCAAGTGGAAAGTCGTGGATGACCCGGTGGACAAGGGAACCGTGGTGCAGACCGACGATCCCGCAGCCGCCGGCGGCAAGTATGGCGCGGCGGACATCGTGACCAAGAAGGCGTATCGCGACTTCCGGCTGCACATCGAGTTTCTCGTGGTGAACCCGCGCGGCAACAGCGGCGTGTATTTGCAGAACCGCTACGAAATCCAGATTCAGGAGGGCGACAAGACGAAGCACGGCATGGGCGCGGTCATCAACGAGAGCGAGTCGCCGTATCATGCGTTTGCAGGCCTCGGCAGGTGGAACGCCTACGACATCAACTTCCGCGCCGCGCGCTTCAAGGACGGCCAGCGCACGGAGAAGGCGCTCGTGACGATGTATTTCAACGGCGTCAAGGTGCACACGAACTTCCCGATCGCGCAGGTGTGGGGCGGGCCGAATTCCGGCGTGGACGGCGGCAATGACCGCGGACGCGGCATCACGGACACGCCCCAGGGATTGAAATTGCAGGCCGAGGGCCACGACATCCGCTATCGCAACGCCTGGATCAAGGAGATCGACCTGAAGGAGCCTGACACGGACTTCTAG
- a CDS encoding ABC transporter ATP-binding protein, whose amino-acid sequence MIELRDLGKRFGARWALEGLDLDVPRGEIFGLLGHNGAGKSTAIGMMLGQVWPTTGAAKICGHEITTHRRQALARVGAIFETPVFYDYLSGRKNLAILSSYSAPTPARRIKEVIEWVGLTGRADSKVRTYSHGMRTRLALAQALLPDPELLILDEPSDGLDPEGIHEMRLTILRLRKELGLTILLSSHLLNEVEQLCTRIAVLNQGRKVFEGSLVEARKTQAWVRLKTANFGDAANLLRREQLITDARDGSRFTAAPGVGTDRIVKCLVDAGMPVFEIVQEEETLEGFYLSLMKESRASNSAPTSGPPALPRP is encoded by the coding sequence GTGATCGAACTGCGGGACTTGGGCAAGCGCTTCGGCGCGCGCTGGGCGTTGGAGGGACTGGACCTCGACGTGCCGCGCGGCGAAATCTTCGGGCTGCTCGGCCACAACGGCGCCGGAAAATCCACCGCCATCGGCATGATGCTCGGCCAGGTCTGGCCCACGACCGGCGCCGCGAAGATCTGCGGCCACGAAATCACCACGCACCGCCGGCAGGCGCTCGCCCGCGTCGGCGCGATTTTCGAGACGCCGGTCTTTTACGACTACCTGAGCGGCCGCAAGAACCTCGCCATCCTCAGCAGCTACAGCGCGCCGACGCCCGCCCGGCGCATCAAGGAAGTCATCGAGTGGGTCGGCCTCACCGGCCGCGCGGACAGCAAGGTGCGCACCTACTCCCACGGCATGCGCACACGGCTCGCGCTTGCGCAGGCGCTCCTGCCGGACCCTGAACTGCTCATCCTCGACGAGCCGAGCGACGGCCTCGACCCCGAGGGCATCCACGAAATGCGCCTGACCATCCTGCGCCTTCGCAAGGAACTCGGCCTGACGATCCTGCTCTCGTCGCACTTGCTCAACGAAGTCGAGCAACTCTGCACGCGCATCGCGGTGTTGAACCAGGGCCGCAAGGTCTTCGAAGGCTCGCTCGTCGAAGCCCGCAAGACGCAGGCTTGGGTCCGGCTGAAGACGGCGAACTTCGGCGACGCCGCGAACCTGCTGCGGCGCGAGCAACTCATCACGGACGCGCGCGACGGGAGCCGGTTCACCGCCGCGCCCGGCGTGGGCACGGACCGGATCGTCAAGTGCCTCGTGGACGCGGGCATGCCGGTGTTCGAGATCGTGCAGGAGGAGGAGACACTCGAGGGCTTCTACCTTTCGTTGATGAAGGAAAGCCGCGCGTCGAACTCCGCCCCAACTTCCGGGCCACCCGCGCTGCCCCGCCCATGA
- a CDS encoding DNA-3-methyladenine glycosylase, whose protein sequence is MPGIGNLQPLPREFYDRDTVSVARDLLGKLLVHRRASRDLVGRIVETEAYLGPHDLAAHSCRGLTERTRVMFGPPGHAYVYLVYGMHHCMNVVTEPAGHGAAVLLRAVEPVRGITRRSSGPGLLCRAMEIDRRLNARDLTTGSFFIADSARADSFAVTRRPRVGVDYAGHWARRLLRFYIRGNAFISRP, encoded by the coding sequence ATGCCTGGCATCGGGAATCTCCAACCGCTGCCTCGCGAGTTCTACGACCGCGACACCGTCAGCGTCGCCCGCGACCTGCTCGGCAAGCTTCTCGTCCATCGCCGCGCCTCGCGCGACCTCGTCGGCCGCATCGTCGAGACCGAAGCCTACCTCGGCCCGCACGACCTGGCGGCGCATTCGTGCCGCGGGCTCACGGAACGCACGCGCGTAATGTTCGGACCGCCGGGACACGCCTACGTGTATCTTGTCTACGGCATGCACCATTGCATGAACGTGGTGACCGAGCCCGCAGGCCACGGCGCCGCCGTGCTCCTGCGCGCGGTGGAGCCCGTCCGTGGAATCACCAGGCGCTCAAGCGGTCCCGGGTTGCTCTGCCGCGCCATGGAAATCGACCGTCGGCTCAACGCACGCGACCTGACGACCGGCTCGTTCTTTATCGCGGATTCCGCCAGGGCGGATTCGTTCGCCGTCACGCGACGGCCGCGCGTCGGCGTGGATTACGCGGGGCACTGGGCGCGGCGTCTCTTGCGATTCTACATCCGCGGCAACGCGTTCATCTCGCGGCCGTGA